In a genomic window of Tachysurus vachellii isolate PV-2020 chromosome 13, HZAU_Pvac_v1, whole genome shotgun sequence:
- the si:dkey-160o24.3 gene encoding N-acetyllactosaminide beta-1,3-N-acetylglucosaminyltransferase 2, producing MAICLWRYRCRILLCICTPCILLGCLFVYIILALSLAMAHTYPSDVQMTIDHLPDGHFVAKGTTNNNTLGAYPAQPFWKLDLNKAAFWNLIQHVMDREHNPILQGSRNISGKNITQLNQNGCFPKYGGIWKIADYFTLPHQMQRFIISMHCRDYQLLIDPPAVCAKTEEPPMLLLAIKSQVPNFKNRQAIRMSWGYSGLLRGQVGKGGIVRRVFLLGKLDEENKQGIKKESEMYNDILMWDFMDTFFNLTLKDILFWKWFSKHCQNARFVFKGDDDVFLRTPAVLDYLWDQEQLHLKKHGHTKKMDDFLVGDIITSAVPLRLATNKYFIPESFYKGLYPTYPGGGGVIYSGALVPRLLHMSRRVHLFPIDDVYMGMCLQRLGVSPINHPAFLTFDFNAEEAKDPCAHHTILLVHKRSPIQILRLWTEIIIPSTECKNTTLRTRNKE from the coding sequence ATGGCCATTTGTCTGTGGAGATATCGGTGCCGGATCCTTCTCTGCATATGTACACCATGTATACTACTTGGATGCCTTTTTGTATACATAATATTGGCTTTAAGTTTAGCCATGGCTCACACCTACCCATCTGATGTGCAAATGACAATCGATCATCTGCCAGACGGACACTTTGTAGCCAAGGGGACCACTAATAACAACACACTGGGCGCCTACCCAGCTCAGCCGTTTTGGAAACTGGATCTGAACAAAGCAGCATTTTGGAACCTGATCCAACATGTAATGGACCGTGAGCATAACCCCATCCTTCAAGGCTCAAGAAATATCTCTGgtaaaaatattacacaattgAACCAAAATGGATGTTTTCCAAAATATGGGGGGATATGGAAAATAGCAGATTATTTCACTCTGCCACATCAAATGCAAAGGTTTATCATTTCCATGCACTGTAGAGACTACCAACTGCTCATCGACCCGCCAGCAGTGTGTGCCAAAACAGAAGAGCCTCCAATGTTGCTGCTGGCTATTAAGTCTCAGGTGCCTAACTTTAAGAACCGCCAAGCCATCAGGATGTCTTGGGGGTATTCAGGTCTGCTGAGGGGGCAGGTGGGGAAAGGAGGAATAGTGCGTAGAGTTTTTCTTTTGGGCAAGCTtgatgaagaaaataaacaaggtattaaaaaagagagtgaaatgtataatgacattttaatgtgGGACTTCATGGACACCTTCTTCAACCTGACATTGAAGGACATACTGTTCTGGAAGTGGTTCTCCAAGCACTGCCAAAATGCCCGCTTTGTCTTCAAGGGTGATGATGATGTCTTTCTGAGGACACCTGCTGTCCTGGACTACTTGTGGGACCAGGAACAGcttcacttaaaaaaacatggacacACCAAAAAAATGGATGATTTTCTTGTTGGGGACATTATCACCTCTGCAGTACCTCTGCGCTTGGCAACCAATAAATATTTCATCCCTGAAAGTTTCTATAAAGGCTTGTACCCAACTTATCCAGGTGGAGGAGGAGTAATCTACTCTGGTGCTCTGGTTCCCAGACTTCTCCACATGTCCAGGAGAGTTCATCTCTTCCCTATTGATGATGTTTACATGGGAATGTGCCTTCAAAGGCTGGGGGTCAGCCCCATCAACCACCCAGCATTCCTCACGTTTGATTTTAATGCTGAAGAAGCGAAGGACCCCTGTGCCCATCACACTATCCTGTTGGTCCACAAACGCAGTCCTATACAAATATTAAGACTATGGACAGAGATCATAATACCAAGCACCGAATGTAAAAACACAACCCTTAGAACGAGAAATAAAGAATAA
- the eif1ad gene encoding probable RNA-binding protein EIF1AD: MSKATKRKHVVKEVLGNYITPNEKQQIMKISGTDGNNLHKAVTESGESFLLSMPTKFRKNIWIKRGDFVIVDPIEEGDKVKGEINFILYTDHINYLRKLGIWPKGFEAGGLRGQLQEEAQKDETKSKEQDEEENDCDNSDSDNELDLFVNTNRATVQYSESDEDSDEDDDDEKEDKDEEGQENF; this comes from the exons ATGTCCAAGGCAACCAAGCGCAAGCATGTTGTCAAGGAAGTTCTAGGCAACTACATCACACCTAATGAGAAACAGCAGATTATGAAG ATTTCAGGAACCGATGGCAATAACCTCCACAAGGCTGTGACAGAGAGTGGTGAGAGTTTTCTGCTCAGCATGCCCACAAAGTTCCGCAAGAACATCTGGATCAAAAGAG GTGATTTTGTGATTGTTGATCCTATTGAGGAAGGTGACAAGGTGAAAGGAGAGATCAACTTCATTCTGTACACGGACCATATTAACTATTTGAGGAAACTTGGCATCTg GCCTAAAGGATTTGAGGCAGGAGGATTAAGAGGGCAGCTGCAGGAAGAAGCACAGAAAGATGAGACTAAATCCAAAGAGCAAGATGAGGAAGAGAATGACTGTGACAACAGCGATTCTGACAATGAACTGGACCTTTTTGTTAACACAAACCGAGCCACTGTGCAGTACAGTGAGAGTGATGAAGACTCAGATGAAGATGACGATGATGAAAAAGAGGACAAAGATGAAGAAGGACAAGAGAACTTTTAG
- the LOC132856406 gene encoding probable RNA-binding protein EIF1AD → MPKVTIRKHVVRKVLDNYITPNEKQQIMKISGTNGNNLHKAVTESGESFLLTMPKKFRKIFWIKRGDFVIVDPIEEGDKVKGEISFILYTDHINYLRKLGIWPKGFEAGGVREQLQEEAQKDETKTKEQDEEENDCDNSDSDNELDLFVNTNRDTVWYRESDEDSDEDDDDEKEDKDEEGQENF, encoded by the exons ATGCCCAAGGTAACCATACGCAAGCATGTTGTCAGGAAAGTTCTAGACAACTACATCACTCCTAATGAGAAACAGCAGATTATGAAG ATTTCGGGAACCAATGGCAATAACCTCCACAAGGCTGTGACAGAAAGTGGTGAGagttttctgctcaccatgccCAAAAAGTTCCGCAAGATCTTCTGGATCAAAAGAG GTGATTTTGTGATTGTTGATCCTATTGAGGAAGGTGACAAGGTGAAAGGAGAGATCAGCTTCATTCTGTACACGGACCATATTAACTATTTGAGGAAACTTGGCATCTg GCCTAAAGGATTTGAGGCAGGAGGAGTAAGAGAGCAGCTGCAGGAAGAAGCACAGAAAGATGAGACTAAAACCAAAGAGCAAGATGAGGAAGAGAATGACTGTGACAACAGCGATTCTGACAATGAACTGGACCTTTTTGTTAACACAAACCGAGACACTGTGTGgtacagagagagtgatgaAGACTCAGATGAAGATGACGATGATGAAAAAGAGGACAAAGATGAAGAAGGACAAGAGAACTTTTAG